The DNA sequence CTCACACGAACCAAGAGCAAGATTAAAGTATGTTGCTCTTTCTCTTTGACTCAttcttatcataattaatattgTGTCAATTACTTCTCTTTGGTTTCTCATTTTACTGTTTAAGGTACTAGCTACTAAATCTTTTtgtaattgttggctgaaatacttTTTTCAGGGCATTCTTTGGATCTCTATACAGATGTTTAGCAAGGGGAGCACGAGCAGTCTTTCAAGTGTATCCTGAAAATATAGACCAACGAgtgttaattttgaattatgCGATGCGTGCTGGATTCGCTGGTGGTGTGGTTGTTGATTTTCCTCACAGGTACACAAGCTTAAATTATTAAGAAACTTAGTTTTTTCCTTTTTGCTCATTATCTGCTAAATCTGagtaaaaatcattttaaaaacAGTGCCAAGAAAAGGAAAGAATACCTTGTTCTGACTTGTGGCCCACCATCCATTAACACAAGCGTTCCAAACGGCAAAGGCGTGGATGGAGAGAGTTGCTCTGAAGACGACGAAAGTAGCGGAGATGAAGAAAATCAAACGGTAAACTTTTACAGAACACCACTTGCTCTACTTATCTCTATGCAAAAATACCGCACAATCTTTGGTCTCGTGATTTAAGGCCTGAATTAGTTTATTCATTAGCAGGTATGTGTTTCTGACAGGCATAGGCCGAGGAAAAAGCAAAGAATAACGAAAAAAGGGAAGGGCAGGGAATggatattgaagaagaaggaacAGATGAGAAGAAGAGGGAATGTTGTACCTGCAGACACAAAATACACTGCTAGGAAAAGAAAGGCACGATTTTGAAAAGCACCATATCTTGTCTGCAACTCTTTTTAAAAGATGAATGCAAGGTTTGTTTGTGTAATTTTCCCATGGCAATTTTGGCAGAGAGATCATTGGCTTGGTTATGGTAGTTgattttgtttgattttattttatgaaaGCACAACAACATGGCACACAATAACATATtccattttttattatatttttaggaaatttttaatttatttatatttttacagatttttatttaaaataacattattctgaaaaaaaaaaaacactttgtattattataaaaataaaaaaatcgttTTACTTTTCCTGGCAGCAACGTTAACAGAAAACAAACcctctatatatttttataaaacaaaaattcttaaaaataatgtaaacatttgcca is a window from the Cannabis sativa cultivar Pink pepper isolate KNU-18-1 chromosome 1, ASM2916894v1, whole genome shotgun sequence genome containing:
- the LOC115706751 gene encoding 18S rRNA (guanine-N(7))-methyltransferase RID2 isoform X2 → MSSRPELQAPPEIFYDDNEARKYTSSSRIIKIQSELTERALELLALPEDGVPRLLLDIGCGSGLSGETLTENGHEWIGLDISDSMLNVALEREVEGDVLLGDMGQGLGFRSGVIDGAISISAIQWLCNADKSSHEPRARLKAFFGSLYRCLARGARAVFQVYPENIDQRVLILNYAMRAGFAGGVVVDFPHSAKKRKEYLVLTCGPPSINTSVPNGKGVDGESCSEDDESSGDEENQTVCVSDRHRPRKKQRITKKGKGREWILKKKEQMRRRGNVVPADTKYTARKRKARF
- the LOC115706751 gene encoding 18S rRNA (guanine-N(7))-methyltransferase RID2 isoform X1 codes for the protein MSSRPELQAPPEIFYDDNEARKYTSSSRIIKIQSELTERALELLALPEDGVPRLLLDIGCGSGLSGETLTENGHEWIGLDISDSMLNVALEREVEGDVLLGDMGQGLGFRSGVIDGAISISAIQWLCNADKSSHEPRARLKAFFGSLYRCLARGARAVFQVYPENIDQRVLILNYAMRAGFAGGVVVDFPHSAKKRKEYLVLTCGPPSINTSVPNGKGVDGESCSEDDESSGDEENQTQVCVSDRHRPRKKQRITKKGKGREWILKKKEQMRRRGNVVPADTKYTARKRKARF